From a single Phalacrocorax aristotelis chromosome 1, bGulAri2.1, whole genome shotgun sequence genomic region:
- the EDNRB gene encoding endothelin receptor type B — translation MPATRPWRLPAFLLLLFLSCRAAAEGDGSLRQPSPGRQSPPPAADAVPPTAGSPGVRGAEPNASRPAALPKSGGGVAGGRPRSGSPPMCTGQTEIKETFKYINTVVSCLVFVLGIIGNSTLLRIIYKNKCMRNGPNILIASLALGDLLHIIIDIPINVYKLLAEDWPFGVEMCKLVPFIQKASVGITVLSLCALSIDRYRAVASWSRIKGIGVPKWTAVEIVLIWVISVILAVPEAIAFDMITMEYRGKDLRICLLHPTQKSTFMMFYKQAKDWWLFSFYFCLPLAITAFFYTLMTCEMLRKKSGMQIALNDHLKQRREVAKTVFCLVLVFALCWLPLHLSRILKLTIYDQKDPNRCELLSFFLVMDYIGINMASLNSCINPIALYLVSKRFQNCFKSCLCCWCQSKDLLSLEERQSCLKFKANDHGYDNFRSSNKYSSS, via the exons ATGCCCGCCACCCGACCGTGGCGGCTGcccgccttcctcctcctcctcttcctcagctgcCGCGCCGCCGCCGAGGGCGACGGCTCCCTGCGGCAGCCGAGCCCGGGCAGGCAGagcccgccgccggcggccgACGCCGTCCCCCCGACGGCCGGGAGCCCCGGGGTGCGGGGCGCCGAGCCCAACGCCTCCCGGCCGGCCGCGCTGCCCAAGAGCGGCGGGGGGGTGGCCGGCGGGCGGCCGCGCTCGGGTTCGCCCCCCATGTGCACGGGGCAAACGGAGATCAAGGAGACTTTCAAGTACATCAACACGGTGGTGTCCTGCCTCGTCTTCGTCCTGGGCATCATCGGCAACTCCACGCTGCTGCGGATCATCTACAAGAACAAGTGCATGAGGAACGGCCCCAACATCCTCATCGCCAGCCTGGCCCTGGGCGACCTGCTCCACATCATCATCGACATCCCCATCAACGTCTACAAG ctaCTTGCAGAGGACTGGCCCTTCGGTGTTGAAATGTGCAAATTAGTACCCTTCATTCAGAAGGCTTCAGTGGGTATCACAGTGTTGAGTTTGTGTGCCCTCAGTATAGACAG GTACCGAGCAGTTGCTTCTTGGAGTCGTATTAAAGGAATTGGAGTGCCAAAGTGGACTGCTGTTGAAATTGTACTGATCTGGGTGATATCGGTGATATTGGCTGTTCCAGAAGCTATTGCATTTGACATGATTACGATGGAGTACAGAGGAAAGGATCTTAGAATCTGCCTGCTTCACCCCACGCAGAAATCGACCTTTATGATG tTTTACAAGCAAGCTAAAGACTGGTGGCTGTTTAgcttttacttctgtttgcCACTGGCTATCACAGCATTTTTCTATACTCTCATGACCTGTGAGATGTTACGAAAGAAAAGTGGGATGCAGATTGCTTTAAATGACCACTTAAAACAG agacGTGAGGTGGCCAAAACTGTGTTCTGTCTGGTACTTGTTTTTGCCTTGTGTTGGCTCCCACTTCATTTAAGCAGAATATTGAAGCTCACTATTTATGATCAGAAGGACCCCAACAGATGTGAACTTTTAAG CTTTTTTCTTGTGATGGACTACATTGGCATTAACATGGCTTCACTGAATTCCTGCATCAATCCGATAGCTCTGTATTTGGTGAGCAAAAGATTCCAAAACTGCTTTAAG tCGTGCTTGTGTTGCTGGTGCCAATCCAAAGATCTGTTGTCCCTGGAGGAAAGGCAGTCCTGTTTAAAGTTCAAAGCGAATGATCACGGTTATGATAATTTCCGCTCCAGTAACAAGTACAGCTCTTCATAG